The sequence below is a genomic window from Lolium perenne isolate Kyuss_39 chromosome 4, Kyuss_2.0, whole genome shotgun sequence.
AAATGTAGACTATTTCAGAACGGATGGAGTACACTTAGCGCTTTATCCTATGTAGTCATATGTTCTGAAAAAAACCCtctacaatgcattgttttttaaAGTTGTGTCTACATTTATTGATTTCTAGCTAATGCATGTATGTGATTGGACTAGAAATACTTGTTTGCCTATGACTTCGTGCAAGGTTGAATCTTAGCTAAGATACAACAACTCTCTCTTTCATAGATTAATATAGTGCCACATCACCAAATGGCCTATGATACCATGCCAAGAACTATCCATTGTGAAAGGCCTCATGCTCGGGCATGCGGACAGAGCTAGGCACCAGAATGTTTATTGGTCTGGTTTCATGCCTAGTAATACGCCTCCCACGTGAATGACACCGCCCATGGGAGGGGCTTGACATAGTTCGTGGATGCTCCAAGGCACTGCGGACAGCGGGAATGGCCAATGCGCGGCATGGGGAAGACAAAGTCGGGTTACTCCTCCGActgcgcctcctcctcctccttcacggccaccggcggcggcggcgcctgggGCGCAAGTGGCTCCGCGtgcgcctcctcctgcgccttgTAGTCCACGTCCTCGTCGTCGAGGTCTTCGAGGCGCGCCGGCATCGTGTTCCGCCTCGAACCACCTTGACCACGGTGGCGAGTCCATGTCGTACGCAGGGTCCTGCCTTTGATCTGGCGACAGGTACGCCCGCCGTTGCAGGATCTCCCAGCGGTTAGCAGGGCCGCGCACTGGGATGTTGGGCGCCAGCACCCTCGCAAGGTTGAGGTGTGATTTTTTTGTCTACTAGAAGTGAAAAAAATTCTCCCAAACTTAAAAGCCAAGGAGGAATTATGACCACATCAAAAAGATTCTACTATAGACGAAGCCTTCAAAAAAGAAACCGTGCACAAAACACCATCGCCGCGTGATCATCAGATCatccagttttaccctcaagagaGTACGAATAAACTCTATACAATGTATTCATCAAGGAAACAAATACGTATGGTTTTGTCCTGAAAATCAAGACTTGGTGCTCGAAGGGCACCACCAAAACACAATCCTGCGTTGCCGCAACTTGCCGAGCATGCTTTAAAACACCCATCATCTGGTGCAATCTTCACCACATCTCTATCAAGATCTGCTCGTCCGAGTAAATCTCCGTCAACTAATTTAGAAGTGAGGCCTCATTTTGAACTAAATTAGTTATCACAGGTTCAGATAAGTTTAGTCAATATTTCTTTAAATACACAATTTGAATGGAGTATTTTGCGTTCTAGTATTCATTTCTCGATGTGCCCCACGTTCTTTCACAGGCATCTCAAGTTCACAAATACTATGGGTTACAGAAAGAACAATCAGTAATTAACCTAGTTAGTATATCATCACCTTCTAAAAAGAGAAATGAACAGCTTTGGTTGGTTACACGACACCGGCCGATGACAGCATACACCCATTACACACATGAACCTTCCTTCTCCTGATCTTTCTCTGATGACGAACATCATGAATAATTGAGAAGGTTGCCGCTGCTGACGATGTTGTTGCTGTTGCAGGGGAAGCAGCCGCAGGACGCCGCGTTGGTCCCGGTCCCAGCTGAGAGATGTTGGCTTATCGTCTTCACCCTCCGGGCGTGGTGCTCCGTGGTGGCGCGCCTGAGCTGCTGCAGGTGCTGTGACTGCGCCGCCGCGCGCCACTCCTCGCCGCGCCTGTGCACGCTCGTCATCCGCTTCATCAGCTTCTCCTCCAGGTTCGACCGCATCTTCTGAATCTTCACCTGACCAACGCACGTCGTTACAAACAAAACGTGAGGACTTCTGATCCGACAGAGAAGAAACCTGTCTAAATTAAGTATCGCGGAGGGAAGATGTTTCAAACTTTGAATTCCACGAAATCATTTGCATCTGTGCCCTGTACTCGCAGCCTGGTACACAGTGCATTCGCATCGGTTGTAGTAATGTAGTACCACGAAATCATAATGATACCGCCGTAAGCACATGTCCTGATCTTAGATTAGGGTTAAAACTGCGTCGTTTGCCGCACTCGGATCAAAGGAATTCACATGGCTACTCTGACTGAGAAGGGTAGTCCAACTCAACTCAGGAACATAACCGGTTAAAGAACTGCAGTGAGCTGCTTAAGAGGATTAGGGTTTAACATCGAAAGTGatgagcaatcaatgctttccaccGTTCTAAACAATTCCCTCGGATTAGTAGCAAAGCAACATTTGACTGCCTTGGAGGTTGCGAAAGGTGATGAAACGTGGAAATTACAGAGTTACTAAACCTGACACTCCAACAGATACTAACTTCCAAGAAATGTCCAAAATAGTATTAAATTTGTGGTGATTTGTTTGATTTTTGCAAAGAAATAGTATGTATGCCAAAATTAGAGGTAGTCAACTGATATACAAAAGCAGCATTAAGCAACTTTTGGTCAGGTTTGGATGCTATTCTTGCAATGAAGATTGAGACAAGCAATTATTTGTGTGAACAGAAGCATATGAGACAGAGACTCGCAAGGCAAAGATCACAAGGCTCAAAATGATCACATGGTTTTCCTAAAATTGCACTATTGTCACACCTTTCGGAGCTAGCGTTGGCAAGTTTTGTACTTTTGCCATTACATTTTCAATGTTTGTTAAAATTTTCAGTTGAACTTCAGTTACAGGAAATGCAAATTTGAATGCAGTTTATGATGGTACACCATTTTTTTTCAGCATTCTCACAAGAATGACACTGAATTTTGATTATTACCTCTAGCTTTCTGGATTGTGCTTCAGCTTTGGCACTCTCCAGGTTAATCCAGGCTTGAATCTTTGCCTCTTCTCTTTGATACCTAAACAAatcaaagacaagaagacagaACCAGTTTATAAACTGCAAATTTATAAACACGATGCAAGCTTTAGTCTTGCTAGATGTCCTCACGAGATTTATAAACTAATAAAACACAAGGAAACAGAACCAGTAATTACTAGATGTCCTCACAAGATTTAGTATTCTTTGCACGATGCAATCTGCCAAATTGACGCACCTTATGCAGCTCTTAGTTCTCTCATCATCATCCCATCGACAATCGGTGACGGCAGCACGCTTATCGCAAGTTCCTCCACCACCAGCACTTGCCTCGAAGTGCCTGAGGCTCTTGgacacctcctcttcctcctcctccttggaGCTCCAGTTGGTGAGCATGGCGTCGAACTGCGCGCCGAGGTCCAGCTTGGCAAAATGGCAGTCGGTGAGCTCCGAGATGTCCATGCCGCTGCCGCCATTGTACGGCACTAGGGGCCCCGACCGACCCGTCGGCGTGTTGTGCCTGAGCGGTGAGGTGCTCTTAATCGGCGTGTGGCACCGTGAGGTCGTGGAGCTCCCTAGGGGCGTCATCTCCGTGCCTATATCCCTCCGGTGGAGGTCATCGTCGCCGGCCACCACCGCCGAGGCATTCTTCGCTGGCTCGCAGTAGGAACTCCGGAACACGAAGCTCTCCTTGGACGGCTCCACATTGTCCGTGAACTTGTCTGCAGCACTTAGCGTTTCTTAGACGACGAGCACAAACACTGAATTTCTGGGTGGATGCAGAACAAGAAATGTAACTCGAGCTCACCTTTGAGGAGCACTTCTGCAGGTGGTGTATACAACGCAAGCGCATTGGCGTCCAGCGAGGTtctcctcgccgtcgccggcgccTTCTCCTCCTCTGCGCCGGCGCCTCTCTGAACAAGGCCGCCACCATTATGGTGCTGCTTGGAGGCCGCCTTGGCATGGTGGTGACCGCGTTGGTCGGACGGCTGCCTCAGCCACTTCTCCGCGTCCTCCCACTTGGAGGGCACCGACCTCCTCGCGGAGACGAGCTGGTGGTGGGCAGGGCTCGAGGAGGAGGTGGCGAGGAACAGCAATGGCCGCCCCGGTGTCCCCGGGACCTGCTGCTCCACTGATCTCCGTCTCTGGGCCGAGGCCGTGGAGGAAgacgaggaggtggtggtggaggcctcGTTGTGGTGGTAGTAGCCGTGGCCATTGCTGCTGTTGCTCCTGGCCATGGCGGCCATGGGGAAGGAGGACCTGACGAACTCAGAGGTCTCTTTCAGGTGGAGGCTGCAGAGTGGGTCACTGGATGTGGGCCCAAACGGGTTgctgcttcttcctcctccagccatTGCATCAACTCCTAGTCCTTGGAATGAGTTCTGAAATCAATGGAGCAAGAATGCCGGTGATGTGGGTATCAGAACTTCAGAAGAACAGATCAAGAGAACATTTCTATGACCTTGTGTGAAAGAAGCAACTAGGAACAAGAAGAATGGTACGGTTGCCACTTACTCGTCTTGTGGAGGGCATAGTTGCAGAGGGCTGGAGgtagggggaggaggaggacttgAGCTCCATGGAACAATGGAAGTGTGTTGGTTCCTGTAAGCTGAGCTCCCAGCTTAGCTTCACTTTCTTCAGTTAGAGTGCCTAAGAGCATCAGTTACAGTGGTTAGTACTTGCCAGGACTTCTTAACACATATACTTATGGGTATGGCTGTGATTAGGAGGTCCTTGCTACATGATGGTCattatagtactccctccgtctatctaaagtttatctaaatttagatatatctagacTAAATAGCCTTTATATACATTCAGATTAAGACAAATCATAGACGTTTATTTATAGAAAGAGCTACTACTATACTGTACATTACTATAACACTGTCTACTTCGTTTAGAAAAACGAAGTACAGACAGGAGGCCCCTGCTCCGATTCAGTTAAAAAATATGTATATACTTGGGTTCAAATGCTGAAGAGCATTCATTCACAAGTCTGAATATTCAGTGCAGCATGGTTTTGATCCACCATCACTCTTGCTGCCACTTCATGCATATCCACTGGTGCTCTAGCAGGTTGCTTGCATTATCACGAGCCCATGTCCCCTGCTTTTACTGCTGGTTGTTTGGTATAGTCAGCACCTTTTAGCCTCTTGAATTCGTTGCTTCAGTCCGTGAGTCTGTCTAGGTTGCTACACTTAGAGCATCTTTATCGGCGCTTCCTAAATAGTCGTCGGCAGGATCGTCGACACTGCTGTATGGGAGACAAGtagtgcatcctctatttggggatgttGTTTCCACACCAGCGTCTCTCATATGACAGGCCCCTAAAACTTATTtttctttttacaatattttgaaacaacatatcaatcacattttattcataATATATTTAATAATTTATACAATCACATAAATATAATTAAATTATTCATGCAATCAaataaatagtacttaaattattcatacaatcaatcaaataaatagtacttaaattattcatataaccaaataaatagaaataaaatcatgcattgttggcaGCTCCTCTCCTCGTCCACAAATGCGCAGCTAGATCAGTCTTGAGTTGTACATGGACATCTGCATCTCGAATTTTATTGTGCATATGAAAAAAGCGGTAAATTCTTGGAGTACATGCTCTACCTCAGCAAGTGAcccttgataatcaaatggttgATCATCCTGGATAGGTTCGCCGCGCTCGCTCTCaataatcatgttgtgcatgatcacacaggtgttcatcacctcccacatctgagacgcagaccaagtgagagcaggATACCTGACAATAGCGAAATGCTGCTGAAGCACCCAAcacgctcaacatccttgcgTGTTGTTTCCTGGCATGTTACAAAATAAGCTTCCATCTCGTTTGCTGGAGAGagaattgtcttcacaaatgtagcatacgttgagtagataccatcagctaggtagtatcctttgttgtatgcGTGGTCAtttacctcaaagttcacggcaggagcttctccctcagctagcctgacaaacaccggagagcgttgcaacacgttgatatcattgtttgttcctgctatgccaaaaaatgcatgccaaatccaaaGGTCTTGGTCTGCCACCGCCTCAAGAATGACACTGCACTCACCAGTATGCCCCTTGTAGATCCCTTGCCAAGAAAAAGGGCAATTCTTTTGGCCCAATGCATACAGTCAATGCTTCCGAACATCCTAGGAATCCCTCTTTGCTGCATTTTTTTGTAGGATCCGAGCTGTATCATCTTctcttggtgctctcaaatagtcTTTAGCCAACATCGCTATGACGGCTCGAAAAAACCTGTAGAGAGTGTATGTACATGTCGACTCTATCATCCGTAGGTAGTCATTAGCTGTATCTGGAGGAACTCCGTATGCAAGACAACACATTGCAGGAGTGCACTTCTGAATTAAGgtgatgtggtgacccggcataccactgcatggtgtagtatgcaagtctgatataacaccaatgaaacatagttccacgggtattatatcgctcagagtggtacaacagaaacatatgcgggtccaaggcatgtctatagaattacaacatcgactctgttacataagatcatcacagcctcctactttacaatgaggtaaaactgcaaataaactccagaagaacgactcgtagtctagtcttatcacgaactctatttgtagagtatttcactaactacagaggctaagaatagactctaggctaaataggagctaggtttaggaagctagttcccttctatggctaaattaGGTTTTGTCCTTGTTGGatttggtatctgactcctctgacagggtcctgtctcgtgaagtagttgttgactcctcggccttcgagttgcactatagatcctccttcgatgcctccatatctaagcaggggattcaagagtgggatgagtacgagcgtactcaacaagttcattataggaaagaggtgtttaatgcactagctacggcattagaccagaaagtctaataccaatgcaagttttcataaccatttcttcaaaaggttgcttttattcagaataactatgtccgtcagccttcaccggtttactagaacttcatggagctcctttccggccgcgttcgcagttccatatcccgaacgaggagtgacggagtcacggttctttacactctgcagaggtgtgttgctttacccataagagatcttaaccttggtgccaaccgggcatattccccgtccacacttcctatggtgtgaggcccggtataaggtctagccaatcatgttcctccgctacctcaaacacccaccctttgttgcaaactccgaccctggtccacgtcggccccattattcccatagatttcagggtggactccgaccacgacgtcattgcagggctctaccatacattcctacgctggcagttgcaacccatcatagacctcattaccgttgggacttctacgggttcccacccctgcatcaagtctcgcaagatcatgtgcacccggtaatgagcatccgttgatgaacgagaggtggaaacacttttgactactccgtcccactccggatcttatggttaacacgggtattgcggcacaagaatcactggacgacatttgttgtttaatcctagatggatataaacccttgcaatggaacctccaccatatcaacacaatccatggttccattgcccaccacatagtcatattcatagttatgaaaatagtggttttggtttttatgcaatagtgataaccatagtactttgcaagtaatttgatagaaatactcaagtgacatgagcaagtgatgaacttgcctttcttgactgcaagattatgcaggcaaggtcttcgatacgcaataactccaaattctgaaatagcatcatcgtccggtaaggacgatgtttaaaagattggcaaggatgcaataatgcataagaatgagatgcaatcgctctaagcgtgacctaaccccgacgacttaggattagtgagttgaaatgatttgtttagggtgtgttgtacttttagaatggttccacaaagaaggttcttattcaggtgtgattacttggtattataaacaggtagataataaagcatagtaatcaactGAGCACACaatgaatgataattggcataatgttaacaagtaaagaacagtggtcagttttagtactatatggcatggttaatgattacttattatataattcaaaggaataacttttgaagaacatgttctcataaaaagaacaagtatgataattaggtttgtggggttctatggttttctatggttttaattggtttctggagtaagtagtagatggatcataaCCTAGTTGGATTTatcaacaccaagggcttgtaaggttgagttaagcctaggcat
It includes:
- the LOC127295307 gene encoding uncharacterized protein; the encoded protein is MELKSSSSPYLQPSATMPSTRRNSFQGLGVDAMAGGGRSSNPFGPTSSDPLCSLHLKETSEFVRSSFPMAAMARSNSSNGHGYYHHNEASTTTSSSSSTASAQRRRSVEQQVPGTPGRPLLFLATSSSSPAHHQLVSARRSVPSKWEDAEKWLRQPSDQRGHHHAKAASKQHHNGGGLVQRGAGAEEEKAPATARRTSLDANALALYTPPAEVLLKDKFTDNVEPSKESFVFRSSYCEPAKNASAVVAGDDDLHRRDIGTEMTPLGSSTTSRCHTPIKSTSPLRHNTPTGRSGPLVPYNGGSGMDISELTDCHFAKLDLGAQFDAMLTNWSSKEEEEEEVSKSLRHFEASAGGGGTCDKRAAVTDCRWDDDERTKSCIRYQREEAKIQAWINLESAKAEAQSRKLEVKIQKMRSNLEEKLMKRMTSVHRRGEEWRAAAQSQHLQQLRRATTEHHARRVKTISQHLSAGTGTNAASCGCFPCNSNNIVSSGNLLNYS